A genomic segment from Nymphalis io chromosome 15, ilAglIoxx1.1, whole genome shotgun sequence encodes:
- the LOC126773763 gene encoding myosin heavy chain, muscle isoform X11: MPKPQVQEGEDPDPTPYLFVSLEQKRIDQSKPYDGKKACWVPDEKEGFVQGEIKATKGDLVTVNLPGGETKDFKKDLVAQVNPPKYEKCEDMSNLTYLNDASVLYNLKQRYYHKLIYTYSGLFCVAINPYKRFPVYTFRCAKLYRGKRRSEVPPHIFAISDGAYVNMLTNHENQSMLITGESGAGKTENTKKVIAYFATVGAAQKKDPSQDKGKGSLEDQVVQTNPVLEAFGNAKTVRNDNSSRFGKFIRIHFGPSGKLAGADIETYLLEKARVISQQALERSYHIFYQMMSGSVSGLKDMCLLSNDIHDYYIVSQGKTTIPNVDDGEECLLTDQAFDILGFTQEEKDNVYKITAAVMHMGCMKFKQRGREEQAEADGTEDGDKVAKLLGVDCADLYKNLLKPRIKVGNEFVTQGRNKDQVTNSVGALCKGMFDRLFKWLVKKCNETLDTKQKRQHFIGVLDIAGFEIFDYNGFEQLCINFTNEKLQQFFNHHMFVLEQEEYKKEGINWTFIDFGMDLLACIDLIEKPMGILSILEEESMFPKATDQTFVEKLNNNHLGKSAPYLKPKPPKPGCQAAHFAIGHYAGNVGYNITGWLEKNKDPLNDTVVDQFKKGANKLLVEIFADHPGQSGDAGAGGGGGKGGRGKKGGGFATVSSAYREQLNNLMTTLRSTQPHFVRCIIPNELKQAGLIDSHLVMHQLTCNGVLEGIRICRKGFPNRMVYPDFKLRYKILAPQAAEKETDPKKIAQVILEATGLDVESYRLGHTKVFFRAGVLGQMEELRDDRLSKIVSWLQAYIRGYLSRKDFKKLQEQRLALQVVQRNLRKYLQLRTWPWWKLWQRVKPLLNVTRIEDEIAKLEEKAQKAQEAFEKEEKLRKEVEALNSKLLEEKQALLASLEGEKGSLSETQERANKLQAQKADLEGQLRDTQDRLTQEEDARNQLFQAKKKLEQEISGLKKDVEDLELNVQKAEQDKATKDHQIRNLNDEIAHQDELINKLNKEKKLQGESNQKTSEELQAAEDKVNHLNKVKQKLEQTLDELEDSLEREKKLRGDVEKQRRKVEGDLKLTQEAVSDLERNKKELEQTIQRKDKEISSLTAKLEDEQSLVSKVQKQIKELQARIEELEEEVESERQARAKAEKQRADLARELEELGERLEEAGGATSAQIELNKKREAELSKLRRDLEEANIQHESTLANLRKKHNDAVAEMGEQLDQLNKLKAKAEKERSQYFSEVNDLRAGLDHLSNEKAAQEKIVKQLQHQLNEVQSKADESNRTLNDLDAAKKKLSIENSDLLRQLEEAESQVSQLSKIKVSLTTQLEDTKRLADEEARERATLLGKFRNLEHDLDNIREQVEEEAEGKADLQRQLSKANAEAQLWRSKYESEGVARSEELEEAKRKLQARLAEAEETIESLNQKVVALEKTKQRLATEVEDLQLEVDRATAIANAAEKKQKAFDKIIGEWKLKVDDLAAELDASQKECRNYSTELFRLKGAYEEGQEQLEAVRRENKNLADEVKDLLDQIGEGGRNIHEIEKARKRLEAEKDELQAALEEAEAALEQEENKVLRAQLELSQVRQEIDRRIQEKEEEFENTRKNHQRALDSMQASLEAEAKGKAEALRMKKKLEADINELEIALDHANKANAEAQKNIKRYQAQIKDLQTALEEEQRARDDAREQLGISERRANALQNELEESRTLLEQADRARRQAEQELGDAHEQLNELSAQSASLSAAKRKLESELQTLHSDLDELLNEAKNSEEKAKKAMVDAARLADELRAEQEHAQTQEKLRKALEQQIKELQVRLDEAEANALKGGKKAIQKLEQRVRELENELDGEQRRHADAQKNLRKAERRIKELTFQAEEDRKNHERMQDLVDKLQQKIKTYKRQIEEAEEIAALNLAKFRKAQQELEEAEERADLAEQAISKFRGKGRAGSAARGVSPAPQRTRPAFDGFGTFPPRFDLAPENDF, encoded by the exons ATGCCGAAGCCACAAGTACAAGAGGGTGAGGACCCCGATCCGACCCCATACCTGTTCGTCTCTCTCGAACAAAAGCGTATCGACCAGAGCAAGCCCTACGATGGCAAGAAGGCTTGCTGGGTTCCAGACGAAAAAGAGGGCTTCGTGCAGGGTGAAATTAAGGCCACCAAGGGTGACCTGGTGACCGTCAACCTTCCCGGAGGCGAG ACCAAAGACTTCAAGAAGGACCTAGTAGCACAAGTCAACCCGCCTAAGTACGAAAAATGTGAGGATATGTCCAATTTGACATACCTCAACGACGCTTCGGTTTTGTATAACTTGAAGCAGAGATATTACCATAAGCTTATTTAC ACTTACTCGGGTCTCTTCTGTGTGGCCATCAACCCTTACAAGAGATTCCCCGTGTACACCTTCCGATGTGCCAAGCTTTACCGAGGCAAGCGTCGTTCGGAAGTGCCACCCCACATTTTCGCCATTTCCGACGGCGCCTACGTCAACATGTTAACCAACCACGAAAATCAATCTATGTTGATTAC TGGTGAGTCTGGTGCCGGAAAGACTGAGAACACGAAGAAGGTAATTGCTTACTTCGCCACCGTTGGTGCTGCGCAAAAGAAAGACCCGTCGCAGGACAAAGGAAAGGGATCCCTGGAAGACCAGGTCGTCCAAACTAACCCTGTGCTTGAAGCCTTCGGTAACGCCAAGACTGTGCGTAACGACAACTCCTCGCGTTTC GGTAAATTCATCCGTATTCACTTCGGCCCCTCTGGAAAACTGGCTGGTGCTGACATTGAGACCT ACCTGCTCGAGAAGGCTCGTGTAATTTCCCAGCAAGCCCTTGAGCGTTCTTACCACATCTTCTACCAGATGATGTCTGGTTCCGTAAGCGGTCTTAAAG ACATGTGTCTGCTGTCAAACGACATACATGATTATTACATCGTATCGCAAGGAAAAACTACAATCCCAAACGTAGATGATGGCGAGGAATGTCTGTTGACCGAT CAAGCCTTCGACATTCTTGGTTTTACCCAAGAAGAGAAGGACAATGTATACAAGATCACCGCCGCTGTCATGCACATGGGTTGTATGAAGTTCAAGCAGAGGGGTCGTGAGGAACAGGCTGAAGCTGATGGCACTGAG GACGGTGACAAGGTTGCCAAGCTCCTCGGTGTTGACTGCGCTGACTTGTACAAGAACTTGCTGAAGCCCCGCATCAAGGTCGGAAACGAATTCGTGACCCAGGGTCGTAACAAGGACCAAGTCACCAACTCCGTCGGTGCTCTTTGTAAGGGCATGTTCGATCGTCTCTTCAAGTGGCTCGTCAAGAAGTGTAATGAAACCCTAGACACCAAGCAGAAGAGACAGCACTTCATCGGTGTACTGGATATTGCTGGTTTCGAAATCTTCGAC tacAACGGTTTCGAGCAACTCTGCATTAACTTCACAAACGAGAAGCTCCAGCAATTCTTTAACCATCACATGTTCGTACTCGAACAAGAGGAGTACAAGAAAGAGGGCATCAACTGGACCTTCATCGATTTCGGAATGGACTTGCTAGCTTGTATCGATTTGATCGAGAAG CCCATGGGTATCCTCTCAATTCTTGAGGAAGAGTCTATGTTCCCGAAAGCTACCGACCAGACTTTCGTTGAGAAGTTGAACAACAACCACTTGGGTAAATCTGCTCCTTACCTGAAGCCTAAGCCCCCCAAGCCTGGTTGCCAAGCCGCTCACTTCGCTATTGGTCACTACGCCGGTAAT gtCGGTTACAACATCACTGGCTGGCTTGAAAAGAACAAGGACCCTCTTAACGACACTGTCGTTGACCAATTCAAGAAGGGTGCCAACAAACTGTTGGTGGAAATTTTCGCTGACCATCCTGGCCAGTCTGGTGATGCTGGAGCTGGTGGTGGTGGCGGCAAGG GAGGTCGCGGTAAGAAGGGAGGTGGTTTTGCTACTGTCTCATCTGCCTACAGg GAACAACTTAACAATCTGATGACAACGCTGAGGTCCACTCAACCTCACTTCGTGCGTTGTATCATTCCCAATGAATTGAAACAGGCTG GTCTCATCGACTCTCACCTTGTGATGCACCAGCTCACCTGTAACGGTGTGCTTGAAGGCATCCGTATTTGCCGTAAAGGTTTCCCCAACAGGATGGTCTACCCAGACTTCAAGCTCCG ctACAAGATCCTGGCCCCTCAAGCTGCGGAAAAAGAAACTGACCCTAAGAAAATCGCCCAAGTCATCTTAGAAGCTACGGGCTTGGATGTCGAGTCCTACCGTCTGGGTCATACCAAG GTATTCTTCCGCGCTGGTGTTCTGGGTCAGATGGAAGAATTGCGTGACGACAGGCTGTCTAAGATCGTATCTTGGCTCCAGGCCTACATCCGTGGTTACCTGTCCCGTAAGGACTTCAAGAAGTTGCAGGAACAGAG ATTGGCTCTCCAAGTTGTCCAACGCAACTTGCGCAAGTACTTGCAGCTCCGCACCTGGCCATGGTGGAAACTGTGGCAGAGGGTCAAGCCCCTCCTCAACGTCACCCGCATCGAGGATGAGATCGCG AAACTGGAGGAGAAGGCTCAAAAAGCCCAGGAGGCGTTTGAGAAGGAAGAAAAACTCCGCAAGGAGGTTGAGGCCCTCAACTCTAAACTGCTTGAGGAGAAGCAAGCCCTACTTGCTTCCCTCGAGGGAGAAAAGGGTTCTCTCTCTGAAACCCAGGAGCGTGCCAACAAACTCCAGGCACAGAAGGCTGATCTCGAGGGTCAACTTAgg gACACGCAAGACCGTCTCACCCAGGAAGAGGATGCCCGCAACCAACTATTCCAAGCCAAGAAGAAGTTGGAGCAGGAAATCTCTGGTTTAAAGAAAGATGTAGAAGACCTCGAATTAAACGTCCAGAAGGCTGAACAGGATAAGGCTACCAAGGACCACCAAATCCGCAACTTAAACGATGAAATCGCCCACCAGGACGAGCTCATTAACAAACTCAACAAGGAAAAGAAACTTCAAGGAGAATCTAACCAGAAGACCTCTGAGGAGCTGCAAGCCGCTGAGGACAAGGTTAACCACCTCAACAAGGTCAAGCAGAAGCTCGAGCAGACCCTTGATGAGCTCGAAGACTCATTGGAGCGTGAAAAGAAACTGCGCGGTGATGTTGAAAAGCAGAGGAGGAAGGTTGAAGGCGACCTTAAACTTACCCAGGAAGCCGTCTCCGACCTCGAACGCAACAAAAAGGAACTCGAACAAACCATTCAGCGCAAGGACAAGGAAATCTCTTCTCTCACTGCCAAGCTCGAAGACGAACAATCTTTGGTCAGCAAGGTCCAGAAACAGATCAAAGAACTGCAAGCCCGCATCGAGGAACTGGAAGAGGAAGTCGAATCCGAACGCCAGGCCCGTGCTAAGGCTGAGAAGCAGCGCGCTGATCTTGCTCGTGAACTCGAAGAGCTGGGTGAACGTCTTGAGGAAGCCGGTGGTGCCACCTCTGCTCAAATTGAACTTAACAAGAAGCGTGAGGCTGAGCTCAGCAAACTCCGTCGTGACTTGGAAGAAGCTAACATTCAGCACGAGTCCACCCTCGCTAACCTCCGCAAGAAGCACAACGATGCCGTTGCGGAAATGGGTGAGCAACTCGACCAGCTCAACAAGCTTAAGGCTAA GGCTGAGAAAGAGCGCTCTCAATACTTTAGCGAAGTCAATGACCTTCGCGCCGGTCTCGACCACTTGTCCAACGAAAAG GCTGCTCAAGAAAAGATCGTCAAGCAACTTCAACACCAGCTCAACGAGGTTCAAAGCAAGGCTGATGAATCCAACCGCACCCTCAATGACCTGGATGCCGCTAAGAAGAAGTTGTCCATTGAGAACTCCGACCTGCTCCGCCAGTTGGAGGAGGCTGAGTCCCAGGTGTCGCAGCTCTCCAAGATTAAGGTGTCTCTCACCACTCAGCTGGAAGACACCAAGAGGCTCGCCGACGAAGAGGCCAGG GAACGCGCTACTTTGCTTGGCAAATTCCGCAACCTCGAACACGACTTGGACAACATCCGCGAGCAAGTGGAAGAGGAAGCCGAAGGCAAGGCTGACTTACAGCGTCAACTGTCGAAGGCTAACGCTGAAGCTCAACTCTGGCGCTCCAAGTACGAGTCCGAGGGTGTTGCCCGCTCCGAGGAACTCGAGGAAGCCAAGCGCAAGCTCCAAGCTCGTCTTGCCGAAGCCGAAGAAACCATCGAATCTCTCAACCAGAAGGTTGTTGCTCTCGAAAAGACCAAGCAGCGCCTTGCCACCGAAGTCGAGGACTTGCAACTCGAGGTTGACCGTGCCACCGCCATCGCTAACGCTGCTGAGAAGAAGCAAAAGGCCTTTGATAAGATCATCGGTGAATGGAAGCTCAAGGTTGATGACCTTGCTGCCGAACTTGATGCCAGCCAAAAGGAATGCCGTAACTACTCTACCGAATTATTCCGCCTTAAGGGTGCCTACGAGGAAGGTCAGGAACAACTCGAGGCCGTGCGCCGTGAAAACAAGAACCTCGCCGATGAAGTCAAGGATCTGCTTGATCAGATTGGCGAAGGTGGCCGCAACATCCACGAAATCGAGAAGGCCAGGAAGCGTCTTGAAGCTGAAAAAGACGAACTCCAGGCCGCTCTCGAGGAAGCCGAAGCAGCTCTTGAGCAGGAAGAAAACAAGGTTCTGCGTGCTCAACTCGAGCTGTCTCAGGTTAGACAGGAAATTGACAGGAGGATCCAGGAGAAGGAAGAGGAATTCGAGAATACCCGCAAGAACCACCAACGTGCCTTGGACTCTATGCAAGCTTCCCTTGAAGCAGAAGCTAAGGGCAAGGCTGAGGCCCTGCGCATGAAGAAGAAGTTGGAGGCTGACATCAATGAACTCGAGATCGCCCTCGACCACGCTAACAAGGCTAACGCTGAAGCCCAGAAGAACATTAAACGTTACCAGGCACAGATCAAGGACCTCCAAACTGCCTTGGAAGAAGAACAGCGTGCTCGTGATGATGCCCGCGAACAGCTTGGAATCTCAGAGCGTCGTGCTAACGCCCTCCAAAATGAGCTCGAGGAATCTCGTACGCTCCTTGAACAAGCCGACCGTGCTCGTCGTCAAGCTGAACAAGAACTTGGTGATGCCCACGAACAGCTCAACGAACTTTCTGCTCAAAGCGCTTCCCTCTCTGCTGCTAAGAGGAAACTCGAGTCTGAGCTCCAAACCCTGCACTCTGACCTTGACGAACTCCTTAACGAGGCTAAGAACTCCGAGGAGAAGGCAAAGAAAGCCATGGTTGATGCAGCCAGGCTTGCCGACGAACTCCGTGCTGAGCAAGAACACGCCCAGACCCAGGAGAAGCTTCGCAAGGCACTTGAACAGCAGATCAAGGAATTGCAAGTCAGACTTGATGAAGCTGAAGCTAACGCACTCAAGGGAGGCAAGAAGGCCATCCAGAAACTTGAACAAAGAGTAAGGGAGCTTGAAAACGAGCTTGATGGTGAACAGAGGAGGCACGCTGATGCACAGAAGAACCTGCGCAAGGCTGAAAGACGCATCAAGGAATTGACCTTCCAGGCCGAAGAAGACCGCAAGAACCATGAACGCATGCAGGATCTGGTCGACAAACTGCAGCAGAAGATCAAGACCTACAAGAGGCAGATCGAAGAAGCCGAAGAGATCGCCGCCCTTAACTTGGCTAAGTTCCGTAAGGCACAGCAAGAATTGGAAGAAGCCGAAGAAAGGGCAGACCTTGCCGAGCAAGCTATCAGCAAATTCCGTGGCAAGGGACGCGCGGGATCAGCTGCGAGAGGAGTTAGTCCAGCG CCCCAACGTACGCGCCCCGCCTTTGACGGTTTCGGCACCTTCCCACCAAGGTTCGACCTGGCGCCCGAAAACGATTTCTAA